DNA from Rhodothermales bacterium:
GGACCCCACGGCCTGGGCCTTTTCGCCTCGGCGCCCATTCGGAAGGGCGAAATCACCTGGGGGGCGGATGCAGGGTGGGACAGTCCGGATCGGTTATTCACCGAGGCGGAGATCGCGATGTGGCCCGAGGAGCGCCAGCGGGCGTTTTTCTTCCACTCTTACAAAGTGGACGACACCCACTGGGTCGGTGGCGACCAGGAGGAGGATCCGTCGCTCTACATGAACCACGCGTGTGACCCGAACACCTGGTTCGTGTCCGACACCCGGATGGTGGCGATGCGGGACATCGCCGCCGGCGAGGAGATTACCTACGACTACGCGACCAGCCAGGACGAAGACACCCTGTTCGACTGTGCCTGCGGCTCGCCGGCCTGCCGCAAACGCGTCACCGGACGCGAGCACCTGGAGCCCTGGTTCGCCGAGCGATACGCCGGCCACACGCTGCGGCACATCGCGGAGAAAATGCCGGACGTTAGCTCGCCAGCACCACCTGTTCGATAAACGCGTCCGCGTCGCTGAGGTCCTCCAGCATCAGATCCGGGCCGTGCGAAACGAGGAAATCCCGCGTGTGGTGCCCGGTGCAGACCGCCACCGAGAACACATTCAGTGACCGGCCGCAGAGGATGTCGTGTTTGGTGTCGCCGATGATGACGACGTCCTTGCCCTCGAAGCGGCGCGACGTGTGTGCCTCGGCGCGGTCGAGCGCGAAGGGGGTGAGCTGGTAGCGGTCGGCATGGTCGCTGCCGAAGGCGCCGAAGGGGAAGTACTCGGCCAGTCCGATGGCGCCGACCTTTAGGTAGGCGGTCGGCTGGAGGTTGCCGGTGAGGAGGGCGAGCTGCACGTCATCGCGCTCCGCCAGGCGTTTCACCAGCGTGTCCACGCCCGGGAGCATGGTGGTATCGCCGGGTGTGATGAGATCGGAGAAGTGTTCGACGAACAGCGTCAGCGTTTCAGTGAGCAGCCCCTCGACTTCCGCATCCGGGACGCCGTTGAGGAGCAGGATATCCCGCATGATCTGGGGATCGGTGCGGCCGGAGAAGTCGACGCCCTGCGTCGTGACCGGCCGGCCGATGAGGTGCTGGATGCTCCGTTCCATCGCCCGCCGGCCGACGCCGCGGGTGAAGAGCATGGTGCCGTCGATGTCGAACAGAAGGAGTTTCATGCCGTTGCGGGTGGGTGTTGAGATCCGCCCCCAACGACGCGCGGGGGGAAAGGTTGCCCGCGCCAGACCTTTCGGGTCTTGGAGACCCGAAAGGTCTCCTCGACGTAAAACCGAGCGGCTGTAAAAACTTAATAGGCCGGCGTCTTGCTTTCTGCTGGGAGGGGGGAGTATTATGTTAGGTAATGCAACATACTGTGCCTTATCTGTACTCATGTCGTTTCGGGACAAAGGAGTAGATAACTTCTCATCTCTCATTGTATTCTGTGACCCATGCATCCCTGCGAATGAGAACAATTATACGATATGCCCGATCACGGCCCATCATAGCAATTATGGTATGCTTCGCTGGTTGTTTAATATCACAAAGCGCCATATCACAATCAGGCCAGGTTCCTCAATTCAATCCACAACGATGGTTTCCGCTTGAGCTAGGGAATTATTGGCACTACCTTAGTGAAGATGGGTTTGGCAATACAACAGACGTTATACTTGCAACAACGCGCGATACTGTAGTCGGAATGGCAAGATGGACTGAAATTGATACAGCATACTGCGGTGTAGGCCCATTCTGCCCGAAGCCTCCACTCTGGTATCACTTCACCACAGACCACTATCTCTTGCTCAATACGAAGCCTGACCTCGTTTCGGCGGACACGGTGCTCATCACGACGCCACATTCCGTATTCCTTGTCACGGCGTGGACGGATACGCTAAAGACTCGGCGAGCCTTCGATCCCGTGGTTGTAGAGCTTTTGGATAATCCGGATGGTCAGCCAGAAGATTCAACAAATTTTTTACTGTCCATTTATGCGGATGTCTTATTCGAAGGCCAGTACATTTACCAGATTGGAAAGGGGGAAGGGCTCGTCGGTGCCCTGGTGAACGGACGGGAGTATGCGGACACCGGACTTATTCGAAATGTCGTGTTAACCCAGTCCGCTCCACGGCCAAGTTTCGATGAGGCCTCCGTAGATGTGTACCCTAATCCATCGCACGGAAATAGAACATCTATCGTTGTGCAGTCCGGAGAAACAGGTTTGTACCAGATTGATGTTTATGACACCCTCGGGCGGTACCTGTTTAGATCGATGCAGCTCATGCCTACCGACCAGCGCTGGAATGTAGAAATTGAGGAACGGAGTAGTATGACTTCCGGTGTTTATTTCATTCGACTGAGCCGTGATGGAGTGCCGCTCAGAACTCAAAATTGGGTTGTAGCTCCGTAGCAAGATTGGTTAAACGGTATGTTGAATAAGCAGCTTTGTAGACCTCAGAATATTGGTAGTACCGCCAAGGGTTTTAGCCGGAGAATACTAATGAAACATGTAATTGTTACTGTAGGGATGATCATGATCATTGCCACACCTTCTAGCGTAAGTGCGCAATCAGCTGGGGCATTACAGCGCCTATTCGGTGACGTTTGATGCCGGCCGGCTCTCCAGCGGCATCTACCTCGTCCGCGCCCGATTCGTGGCGGGTGACGGCCGGATGGAGACGCAGAGCCGGACGCTGACGCTGTTGAAATAAGGCAAAGGGTAAAAGGTAAAAGGCAAAACAGTGTTTCTTTTTCCTTTTCCCTTTTGCCTTTTCCCTTTTGCCTTGCCCCCTCACTCCATCACAAACCCCGACCCCTCCCGCTCCTCGTGGCGGATTTCATCCACCGGACCGCGTTTGCCCTCGCCGGCGTACAGCCGGTTCGGGCAGTTCACCACCAGCGCGTCGACTTCCCCGATGTTGCGGTAGGCATGCACCACGCCGGGCGGGACGATGGCGATGATTGGATGGGCCTCGCCGACATCGATAACGGTGCGGACGCCGTAGGTGGGCGACGCCTCGCGGGCATCCCACAGGTAGAGGCGGAATGTGCCGCTGTAAAAGAGGAAAAGGTCCGTCTGATCCACATGTTCGTGCGGCCCCCGCGCCACGCCGGGGCGGGTGAGGGAGAGGTACCCCATCGCCGGGTGGAGGCCCGCCGGCAGCTCGTCATGCCGAAAAAACTCCCCCAGCCAGCCCCGGGAATCGGTGAACTTCCGGAGGGGAGTTAGGGTGATGCCGGCGATGGCGCCGTCGGTCCAGGAGGTCATGGGAGGTGAGATCGGATATTGCTCGGCTTAAGGAGGTCTCTCCGCTTCGTCGCCGGCAAGCCGTCGACTCCGGTCGAGATGACATTTTTTTGGGGGGCTTGAGTACTGCTTTCGCATAAATCGCTACTCATGCGAATCAGGAGTTGAAAAGGTTGAACCAATGGTTCCTACTACTCGGTTCGTCATCCCCGACCCCGATCGGGGATCCATAAAACAGTTGAGAATAGCTCACTTGCTGTTCCTTGCTCGCAACTTCGCCATCAGTGAAGCTCGCATGGTTCCCCGCTTTCGCGGGGATGACGGGATTTTTGATGAATTTGAATTGTTATGTGGCCTGAAACCACGGAAAATAT
Protein-coding regions in this window:
- a CDS encoding SET domain-containing methyltransferase, whose product is MLHPHIIVREGPHGLGLFASAPIRKGEITWGADAGWDSPDRLFTEAEIAMWPEERQRAFFFHSYKVDDTHWVGGDQEEDPSLYMNHACDPNTWFVSDTRMVAMRDIAAGEEITYDYATSQDEDTLFDCACGSPACRKRVTGREHLEPWFAERYAGHTLRHIAEKMPDVSSPAPPVR
- a CDS encoding dTDP-4-dehydrorhamnose 3,5-epimerase family protein, with product MTSWTDGAIAGITLTPLRKFTDSRGWLGEFFRHDELPAGLHPAMGYLSLTRPGVARGPHEHVDQTDLFLFYSGTFRLYLWDAREASPTYGVRTVIDVGEAHPIIAIVPPGVVHAYRNIGEVDALVVNCPNRLYAGEGKRGPVDEIRHEEREGSGFVME
- a CDS encoding HAD hydrolase-like protein is translated as MKLLLFDIDGTMLFTRGVGRRAMERSIQHLIGRPVTTQGVDFSGRTDPQIMRDILLLNGVPDAEVEGLLTETLTLFVEHFSDLITPGDTTMLPGVDTLVKRLAERDDVQLALLTGNLQPTAYLKVGAIGLAEYFPFGAFGSDHADRYQLTPFALDRAEAHTSRRFEGKDVVIIGDTKHDILCGRSLNVFSVAVCTGHHTRDFLVSHGPDLMLEDLSDADAFIEQVVLAS
- a CDS encoding T9SS type A sorting domain-containing protein, with amino-acid sequence MLNTKPDLVSADTVLITTPHSVFLVTAWTDTLKTRRAFDPVVVELLDNPDGQPEDSTNFLLSIYADVLFEGQYIYQIGKGEGLVGALVNGREYADTGLIRNVVLTQSAPRPSFDEASVDVYPNPSHGNRTSIVVQSGETGLYQIDVYDTLGRYLFRSMQLMPTDQRWNVEIEERSSMTSGVYFIRLSRDGVPLRTQNWVVAP